From the Anoplopoma fimbria isolate UVic2021 breed Golden Eagle Sablefish chromosome 14, Afim_UVic_2022, whole genome shotgun sequence genome, one window contains:
- the LOC129102866 gene encoding T-box-containing protein TBX6L-like codes for MQHLSDSKSHLSMPRSPPAADSYQQGCIRMTLENADLWKSFHNIGTEMIITKHGRRMFPHCSISLSGLQPFANYVIMMDMVPADSFKYKWKKEQWEVAGKAEPQPPCRTFMHPDSPAPGSHWMKQPLSFLRMKLTNNTLDQHGHIILHSMHRYYPRFHVTQADSPYTICWAPFQTFSFPETTFTAVTAYQNPRITKLKIDHNPFAKGFREGGTHSHKRCRSSRSPSPKRVALDRNTLCNSPPGLQRMPLTSQSVEAERDQASTQQPLKGGDLSALAQDQDPSVSLQTEPLELQDYDYSCEEQMVPASMLYQPYRSIEYTRYPLSSNDDAAHTLVQPPSHSLATAEQNTQQHGYYHHPHHHGHAADWSQYPLFSYSCW; via the exons ATGCAACACCTTTCTG ACTCCAAATCGCATCTGAGCATGCCCCGGTCCCCTCCAGCAGCTGACTCATACCAGCAGGGCTGCATCAGGATGACCCTGGAGAACGCTGATCTCTGGAAGTCCTTTCACAACATCGGAACAGAGATGATTATAACAAAGCATGGAAG gAGAATGTTTCCACACTGCAGCATCAGCCTATCTGGCCTCCAACCTTTTGCCAACTATGTAATAATGATGGACATGGTCCCTGCAGACAGCTTCAAATACAAG TGGAAAAAGGAGCAGTGGGAGGTCGCGGGGAAGGCAGAGCCCCAGCCCCCCTGTCGGACATTCATGCACCCAGACTCCCCTGCCCCAGGAAGTCACTGGATGAAGCAGCCGTTGTCTTTTCTCAGGATGAAGCTCACCAACAACACATTGGACCAACATGGCCAT ATCATCCTACACTCCATGCATCGCTACTACCCAAGGTTTCATGTTACCCAGGCCGATAGTCCTTACACTATCTGCTGGGCCCCATTTCAGACCTTCTCCTTCCCAGAGACAACCTTCACTGCAGTAACCGCCTACCAAAATCCAAGG ATCACCAAATTGAAGATCGACCACAACCCCTTCGCTAAGGGATTCAGGGAGGGAGGCACCCATTCCCACAAAAG GTGTCGTTCAAGTAGAAGCCCTTCTCCAAAAAGAGTGGCACTGGACAGGAACACTCTTTGCAATAGCCCTCCAG GCCTGCAGAGGATGCCCTTGACCTCTCAGTCagtggaggcagagagggatCAGGCTTCCACACAGCAGCCACTAAAGGGGGGTGACCTTTCAGCCTTGGCTCAGGATCAGGACCCATCCGTGAGTCTACAAACTGAGCCCCTGGAGCTGCAAGATTATGATTACAGCTGTGAAGAACAGATGGTGCCTGCATCCATGCTGTACCAGCCCTACAG ATCTATTGAGTACACCAGATATCCACTTTCCTCCAATGACGATGCAGCCCACACCCTCGTCCAACCTCCATCTCATTCACTTGCCACAGCTGAACAAAACACTCAACAACATGGCTACTACCACCATCCTCACCACCACGGCCATGCAGCGGATTGGAGCCAATACCCACTCTTTTCCTACTCCTGTTGGTGA